In Arthrobacter sp. B3I9, the following are encoded in one genomic region:
- a CDS encoding NAD-dependent epimerase/dehydratase family protein, producing the protein MTVLLAGCGDLGTEAGLRFAAVGHRVVGWRRSPANLPPAIEGAAADLSAGNLPPIPAGTSAVVVAVAAQSPTENAYRAAYVDGLSHVLDAVLASEAGVGRVLFVSSTAVYGDAAGGWIDESTTPEPGGFSGRIMREAEELLFERLHGAGMTPIALRLGGIYGPGRTRLIDQVRSGTAVIPAEPRYTNRIHRDDAAAAIVQLCSMDAVPAPMYLGVDDDPAELGEVLTFLSVELGLPRPASSAGVDAQAGGDAVGSKAGGEPARGGNKRCCNALLRSTGFEFQYPSFREGYRDILAGVGVRHP; encoded by the coding sequence ATGACTGTTCTCCTGGCCGGCTGCGGCGATCTCGGCACCGAGGCCGGGCTGCGTTTTGCCGCCGTGGGCCACCGTGTGGTGGGCTGGCGGCGTTCGCCCGCTAACCTTCCGCCCGCCATCGAAGGGGCAGCGGCTGACTTGAGCGCTGGCAACCTGCCGCCCATCCCGGCCGGCACTTCCGCCGTCGTCGTGGCCGTCGCGGCGCAGTCCCCCACGGAGAACGCCTACCGGGCCGCGTATGTCGACGGGCTGTCCCATGTGCTGGATGCCGTACTGGCGTCCGAGGCCGGCGTCGGCCGGGTCCTGTTCGTCTCCTCCACGGCCGTCTACGGTGACGCCGCCGGTGGCTGGATCGATGAAAGCACGACGCCGGAACCCGGCGGGTTCTCTGGCCGCATCATGCGTGAGGCGGAGGAATTGCTGTTCGAGCGGTTGCACGGCGCAGGTATGACTCCTATCGCCCTGCGACTCGGCGGCATTTACGGCCCTGGCCGAACCCGGCTGATCGACCAAGTGCGCAGCGGGACAGCCGTGATCCCGGCGGAACCGCGCTACACCAACCGCATCCACCGCGACGACGCGGCTGCCGCAATCGTCCAGCTGTGCTCCATGGACGCGGTTCCCGCGCCCATGTACCTGGGAGTGGATGACGACCCGGCGGAGCTGGGCGAGGTGCTGACCTTCCTGTCGGTCGAGCTGGGGCTCCCCCGTCCGGCGTCGTCCGCTGGCGTGGATGCCCAGGCGGGCGGGGACGCCGTCGGGTCCAAGGCAGGCGGGGAGCCGGCACGGGGCGGCAACAAGCGCTGCTGCAATGCGCTGCTTAGAAGCACCGGTTTTGAGTTCCAGTACCCGAGCTTCCGTGAGGGTTACCGCGACATCCTTGCCGGCGTCGGCGTGCGTCATCCCTAG
- a CDS encoding DUF1622 domain-containing protein, whose translation MDFQHLIENVGRYMDLAGVTVMVVGAVVSLVLALRGFQPRRMPAGSEPLSVYRSYRQLLGRSILLGLELLVAADIIRTVAVTPTFESVGVLAIIVLIRTFLSFSLELEITGRWPWQKEPERPTAAAAS comes from the coding sequence ATGGATTTTCAGCACCTCATCGAGAACGTCGGCCGCTATATGGACCTCGCCGGAGTAACGGTTATGGTGGTCGGCGCCGTCGTGTCACTCGTGTTGGCTCTGCGCGGATTCCAGCCGCGGCGCATGCCGGCCGGATCCGAACCGCTTTCCGTCTACCGTTCCTACCGCCAGCTGCTGGGTCGCTCGATTCTGTTGGGCCTCGAGCTCTTGGTGGCGGCCGACATCATCCGGACCGTTGCCGTCACCCCGACGTTTGAGAGTGTCGGTGTGCTGGCCATTATCGTGCTCATCAGGACGTTCCTGAGCTTCTCGCTTGAGCTGGAGATCACCGGACGCTGGCCCTGGCAGAAGGAGCCCGAGCGCCCGACGGCGGCAGCCGCGAGCTGA
- a CDS encoding YqjF family protein has translation MSRLQPKGRDPSVGGDPWPAAPELPSPAIMDQRWLDAVFLHWRIPQAVAAAYMPSGVIADEFDGSSWVGLIGFRMHGAGLGRGPGVPYLGNFNEINVRLYSREPDGTRGVVFLSLDASRLAVVLAARAAGIPYVWSRTGCTLDASDSVGYTVRRFRAGARSSFTVIPDLDAGATDPLSVHVTARFGLHNRLLDRTLYIPNTHGAWPLYRARLTRLEDQLVAATGISVTGPPESVLFSPGVHTQFGRPRVVDRRV, from the coding sequence ATGAGCAGGCTTCAGCCTAAAGGCCGTGATCCCTCTGTAGGCGGCGATCCCTGGCCGGCTGCCCCGGAGCTCCCGTCCCCGGCCATCATGGACCAACGATGGTTGGATGCCGTATTCCTGCATTGGCGCATCCCTCAAGCCGTCGCCGCGGCGTATATGCCTTCGGGCGTCATCGCAGACGAATTTGACGGGTCCTCGTGGGTGGGGCTGATCGGTTTCCGGATGCACGGAGCAGGGCTGGGTCGCGGGCCGGGCGTCCCATACCTCGGCAACTTCAATGAGATCAATGTCCGCCTCTACTCCAGGGAACCCGACGGCACGCGGGGTGTTGTGTTCCTGAGCCTGGACGCTTCCCGGTTGGCGGTGGTGCTGGCGGCGCGCGCGGCCGGAATCCCGTATGTTTGGTCGCGGACGGGGTGCACCCTCGATGCCTCGGACTCCGTCGGGTACACCGTGAGGCGGTTCCGGGCCGGCGCCCGGAGCTCTTTCACTGTGATTCCTGACCTCGACGCCGGCGCCACAGACCCGCTCTCCGTCCACGTCACAGCCCGGTTTGGCCTGCATAATCGCCTCTTGGACCGAACCCTGTACATCCCCAACACACACGGCGCGTGGCCGTTGTATCGCGCGCGACTGACCCGGCTTGAGGACCAGCTCGTTGCCGCCACCGGCATCAGCGTCACGGGGCCGCCGGAGTCCGTCCTGTTTTCCCCAGGGGTGCACACGCAGTTCGGGCGGCCGCGCGTTGTCGATCGGCGAGTGTGA
- a CDS encoding recombinase family protein translates to MLADLADGHRDAVIVYNLDRLTRQPMELEEFTRLCARAGVTQVKSVTADINLGNDDGLFMARILAAIASKESARKSERLKRKAQQLAEQGMPNGGNLRPFGYKRDRRTVIES, encoded by the coding sequence CTGCTGGCTGACCTGGCCGACGGCCACCGCGACGCTGTGATCGTCTACAACCTGGACCGGCTGACACGGCAGCCGATGGAGTTGGAGGAGTTCACTCGTTTGTGTGCACGCGCCGGGGTGACTCAGGTGAAGTCCGTGACGGCTGACATAAATCTCGGCAATGATGACGGGTTGTTCATGGCGCGCATCCTCGCGGCGATCGCTTCCAAGGAGTCAGCGAGGAAATCCGAGAGGCTGAAGAGGAAGGCGCAGCAGCTGGCAGAGCAGGGGATGCCAAACGGGGGCAATTTGCGCCCATTCGGTTACAAAAGGGACCGCAGGACTGTCATTGAGTCCTAG
- a CDS encoding recombinase family protein, which produces MNTPRSAAIYARISSDHTGEVLGVTRQLEDCRKLAADQGWTVGDEYVDNDVSSLQVKRSETTPAVSAAAG; this is translated from the coding sequence ATGAATACGCCGCGCTCCGCCGCAATCTACGCCCGTATTTCGTCGGATCATACGGGCGAGGTTTTAGGCGTCACCAGACAGCTCGAGGACTGCCGCAAGCTGGCTGCGGACCAAGGCTGGACCGTGGGTGATGAATATGTCGACAACGACGTGAGCAGCCTACAAGTCAAGCGCAGCGAAACTACGCCCGCAGTATCAGCGGCTGCTGGCTGA